Proteins from one Mucilaginibacter jinjuensis genomic window:
- a CDS encoding DUF4133 domain-containing protein: MALYQINKGINKPIEFKGLIGQYIGYLAAGLVLLLIGFAIMYIVGVPVISCIIIISVLGSALFYQVFKLSHKYGEHGLMKKAAKRYLPGHLKFTTRNIFLQLKK, translated from the coding sequence ATGGCATTATATCAGATCAATAAGGGAATTAACAAGCCAATAGAGTTTAAAGGTTTGATAGGACAATATATCGGCTACCTGGCGGCAGGCCTTGTATTATTGCTGATTGGGTTTGCTATTATGTATATCGTGGGTGTGCCGGTAATTTCATGCATCATAATTATCTCCGTGTTAGGCAGCGCTCTTTTTTATCAGGTATTCAAATTGAGCCATAAATACGGCGAACACGGATTAATGAAGAAAGCAGCCAAAAGATACTTGCCCGGGCATTTGAAGTTCACTACACGAAATATCTTTTTACAACTAAAGAAATAA
- a CDS encoding TonB-dependent receptor plug domain-containing protein, which produces MHNRNLTLLLLILLIGLTSFATAQPQIKLDRLIISVESNSLLAGNTLSELLPKLPGVNLNEKNELVINGKGGVLILIDGKGQYVSKEQQASFLNNIVAESIDKIEIISNPSVKYDSNGGAVINIITKKDKMTSDVHESMGQQLSQSRGYLV; this is translated from the coding sequence ATGCATAACAGAAATTTGACGCTTCTACTATTAATTTTATTAATTGGCTTAACCAGTTTCGCTACCGCACAGCCTCAGATAAAATTAGACCGTCTGATAATTTCGGTAGAGTCTAACAGCCTTTTAGCGGGCAACACCTTATCTGAACTGTTACCTAAACTTCCCGGCGTCAATCTCAACGAAAAAAATGAACTTGTTATAAACGGTAAAGGCGGCGTATTAATATTAATTGATGGTAAAGGTCAGTATGTTTCTAAAGAACAACAAGCGTCCTTTTTGAATAATATAGTCGCCGAGTCAATTGATAAAATAGAAATTATTTCAAATCCATCCGTCAAATATGACTCAAACGGAGGCGCTGTCATCAATATAATCACTAAAAAGGATAAAATGACCAGCGACGTACACGAAAGTATGGGACAGCAACTTAGCCAGTCAAGGGGGTATCTGGTGTAA
- a CDS encoding S41 family peptidase translates to MNSRYPFTPVVSCLFIITIILFFSPHYVNAQSVNKTDAREIVEKLTAALIERYPFPEISIQYQNALLKNERDGKYLNLTEQRLAEQLTADLQQVHRDVHLHVLQNESQYKNLTSPAYAANNSGSELEQLQRQNYGFRNVDLDPLSSVAYINIPGGFYATQEAFDIAAAAMNMAAYSKYIIVDIRANGGGSGQMGRFLASYFYNAGDEQFYLNGFYKDRSRDEQEWTYAYVPGKRNPAAKVYILIGPGTGSAAEGFAYAMQKLHRATVVGEASAGAGIAGSFVPLKDNLIVFLPFKMVVGPNSQVGWEGTGVLPDSVTTGKDALAETRRFIWQDILNKSADSILKASVQWQLEDSKINPNDKIAKCYQEIAGKYDDTHLVVSHQGKLFWQIHEPGKPIREFEMLEVKPDVFTVIDLNKSYGTNSTRVYIQRKASGRLNKLTEKILLPNGSIYTDPRNFQQR, encoded by the coding sequence ATGAATTCCAGATACCCCTTTACCCCAGTTGTTAGCTGCCTGTTTATAATTACAATAATATTGTTTTTCTCCCCGCATTATGTTAATGCGCAAAGCGTCAACAAAACAGATGCTCGTGAAATTGTCGAAAAACTTACGGCTGCGCTGATTGAGCGTTACCCCTTTCCGGAGATTTCAATACAATACCAAAATGCGTTGTTGAAAAATGAACGCGATGGAAAATATCTTAACCTGACAGAACAAAGATTAGCCGAACAATTAACCGCAGATTTGCAACAAGTCCACAGAGATGTACACCTCCACGTCTTGCAGAACGAGTCTCAATATAAAAACCTAACCTCACCGGCTTATGCAGCAAACAACAGCGGATCAGAACTTGAGCAATTACAAAGGCAGAATTATGGATTTAGAAACGTGGATCTTGACCCTTTATCGTCTGTAGCTTATATTAACATCCCGGGTGGGTTTTACGCAACGCAGGAAGCGTTTGATATAGCAGCGGCTGCGATGAATATGGCTGCCTACAGCAAATACATAATTGTAGACATACGGGCAAACGGAGGCGGAAGTGGCCAGATGGGGCGCTTTTTAGCTTCTTACTTTTATAATGCGGGCGATGAGCAATTTTATTTAAACGGCTTTTATAAAGACAGATCCAGGGATGAGCAAGAATGGACATACGCTTATGTACCAGGGAAAAGAAATCCTGCAGCAAAGGTTTATATACTTATTGGCCCAGGTACGGGTTCAGCTGCCGAAGGCTTTGCTTACGCAATGCAGAAGCTGCATCGCGCTACTGTTGTAGGTGAGGCATCAGCAGGAGCGGGTATTGCTGGTTCATTTGTGCCTTTAAAGGACAATCTTATTGTGTTCTTGCCTTTTAAAATGGTAGTTGGACCTAATTCGCAAGTAGGCTGGGAAGGCACCGGCGTATTGCCCGATTCTGTAACCACAGGAAAAGATGCCTTGGCTGAAACCCGGCGGTTCATTTGGCAGGATATTTTAAATAAATCTGCAGATTCAATATTAAAAGCTTCGGTTCAATGGCAGTTAGAGGATAGCAAAATCAATCCAAATGATAAGATCGCAAAGTGCTATCAAGAAATTGCAGGTAAATACGATGATACTCATCTGGTGGTTAGTCATCAAGGGAAACTTTTTTGGCAAATCCATGAGCCCGGTAAGCCAATTCGGGAATTCGAGATGTTGGAAGTAAAGCCCGATGTTTTTACGGTTATTGATCTAAATAAGTCTTATGGCACGAATAGTACCCGAGTTTATATTCAACGTAAGGCAAGCGGTAGACTTAACAAGCTAACCGAGAAAATCCTTTTACCTAATGGTTCCATTTATACAGATCCCAGAAATTTTCAGCAGCGATAA
- a CDS encoding NADPH-dependent F420 reductase: MKIGILGAGTIGKTLAEKLVAAGHEVEISNSSGPESLQTFTAKIGPRARAVNNQEAAGNEVIILAVRWENTDEVLSQLKDQLQGKILIDATNPFSQNKWLFVLPKGVAASEIIAAKAPGAKVVKAFNNLIGDWLASPQILTGKRVIFISGDDDDAKATVSRLVADLNFAPIDLGTLKDGELSQGGRALAGQNLVLLEG, from the coding sequence ATGAAAATTGGAATATTAGGCGCAGGCACCATTGGTAAAACATTAGCGGAAAAATTAGTCGCAGCGGGCCATGAAGTGGAGATATCAAATAGCAGCGGCCCTGAAAGTCTGCAAACTTTCACTGCAAAAATCGGCCCGAGGGCTAGAGCAGTGAATAATCAGGAAGCAGCTGGAAACGAGGTGATCATTCTGGCGGTAAGATGGGAAAACACGGACGAGGTGTTAAGTCAGCTCAAAGATCAATTACAGGGAAAAATCCTGATCGATGCGACTAATCCTTTCAGTCAGAATAAGTGGTTATTCGTCCTGCCCAAAGGGGTTGCTGCCAGTGAGATCATCGCTGCTAAAGCACCCGGCGCTAAAGTGGTCAAAGCATTCAATAACCTGATCGGCGATTGGCTGGCCAGCCCGCAGATCCTGACTGGCAAAAGGGTGATATTTATTTCAGGAGACGATGATGACGCCAAAGCCACGGTAAGCCGCCTCGTTGCCGATCTTAATTTTGCGCCCATTGACTTAGGCACCCTAAAAGACGGAGAGCTATCGCAGGGAGGAAGAGCGCTTGCCGGTCAAAACCTGGTACTGCTCGAAGGTTAA
- a CDS encoding TraG family conjugative transposon ATPase, whose translation MASHSKAEQVFPVYKVEHNCMVSANGDLTIGYKVNLPEIFTLSNDEYLAFHEVIIKALRLLPKNTVFHKQDWFINDQYEAVFAKEGSQQVKTFLSHSSERYFHEREFLHHHCHIFLTKRPDKFKQYSSAVSSLMRKRIVPVQTTCDELFMDFQDSAGQFVRLLLDSGLITLTQLNDDELAGTLNQSGVLEQYCFLLNQNEAPVIKDIHIQDEIRIGDNHCQLYTLSDAENLPPLCGPRITYDKYSTDKTKFSTGFATPIGALLKCNHLYNQYIFIGDSPQTIKKLEAKKLRLQSLSAYSRENAIGRDATHDFLNEAISQQRLPVKAHFNVLAWTDNLAFLKDLKNKVSSSLAQMDAQPKQETDGAAQIWWAGLPGNEAAFPMNDTFDTFVEQASCFLNLETNYQSSISPFGIRLGDRLSGKPVHVDISDDPMTKGITTNRNKFILGPSGSGKSFFTNHLLRSYFEQGAHVVLVDVGHSYQGLCDFVDGYYFTYTEDEPISFNPFYIADGDVLDTEKRESIKAMILALWKKEDEGVQRSEYVAISDALYHYYEKLKSHPEIFPCFDSFYDFLKGDFYESMKQSKVKDERFDIDNMLFVLKPYYKGGEYACLLNAKENLDLLQKRFIVFELDNIKDHPILFPVVTLIIMETFVSKMRKLAKDTRKMILIEEAWKAIAREGMAEYIKYLFKTVRKYFGEALVVTQDIEDIISSPVVKQAIINNSDCKILLDQRKYQNDFPKIQQLLGITDKETALIMSMNRNNDESLKYKEVFISLNGQLSKVYRTEVSREEYWTYTTESSEKAKVHAYTKKLGSVKLAIAAIVREELEQAA comes from the coding sequence ATGGCATCACACAGCAAAGCAGAGCAGGTATTTCCTGTATATAAAGTGGAGCATAACTGCATGGTCTCCGCAAACGGCGATCTCACCATTGGCTATAAAGTGAACCTCCCTGAAATTTTTACCCTGTCAAATGACGAATATCTGGCTTTTCACGAGGTAATAATAAAAGCGTTAAGATTACTTCCTAAAAACACGGTATTCCATAAGCAGGATTGGTTTATCAACGATCAATATGAAGCTGTCTTTGCTAAAGAAGGAAGTCAGCAAGTTAAAACTTTCTTGTCTCACTCCAGTGAGCGCTATTTTCATGAACGTGAGTTTCTGCATCATCACTGCCATATCTTTTTAACCAAAAGGCCCGATAAGTTTAAACAATATTCAAGTGCAGTAAGTTCATTAATGCGTAAACGCATTGTGCCGGTACAAACTACCTGCGACGAATTATTCATGGACTTTCAGGATAGTGCCGGCCAGTTTGTTAGGCTGTTATTGGATAGTGGTTTGATAACACTTACACAGCTGAATGACGATGAGTTAGCCGGAACGTTAAACCAGTCAGGTGTTTTGGAGCAGTATTGTTTTTTGCTGAATCAAAACGAAGCGCCAGTAATTAAGGATATACATATTCAGGATGAGATCAGGATCGGTGATAACCATTGCCAGCTTTATACTTTAAGCGATGCAGAAAACTTGCCACCCTTATGTGGCCCGAGAATTACTTATGATAAATATAGTACGGATAAAACTAAGTTTAGTACCGGCTTTGCAACGCCGATAGGCGCCTTGTTAAAATGCAATCATTTATACAACCAGTATATCTTTATTGGTGACAGCCCGCAAACGATCAAAAAACTGGAAGCAAAGAAATTACGCTTGCAATCTCTCTCAGCATATTCACGGGAAAATGCCATTGGCCGGGATGCTACGCACGATTTTTTAAACGAGGCGATAAGCCAGCAGCGGTTACCGGTAAAAGCGCATTTTAATGTGCTAGCCTGGACCGATAACCTTGCGTTCTTAAAAGACCTCAAAAATAAGGTTAGTTCATCGTTGGCTCAAATGGATGCACAACCCAAACAGGAAACCGACGGGGCCGCGCAAATTTGGTGGGCTGGATTACCCGGTAATGAGGCAGCATTTCCGATGAACGATACCTTCGATACGTTTGTAGAGCAGGCTAGCTGTTTCTTAAACCTGGAAACGAATTATCAATCGAGCATAAGCCCTTTCGGCATTCGTTTAGGCGACCGCTTATCCGGTAAGCCCGTTCATGTGGATATTAGCGATGACCCGATGACTAAGGGAATTACTACTAACCGCAATAAATTTATATTAGGTCCTTCAGGCAGTGGTAAATCGTTCTTCACAAATCATTTGTTAAGAAGCTATTTCGAACAGGGGGCGCACGTGGTTTTGGTTGACGTTGGACATAGTTACCAGGGACTTTGTGATTTTGTTGACGGTTATTACTTCACTTACACCGAAGATGAGCCCATTAGCTTTAATCCATTTTACATAGCAGACGGCGACGTTTTAGATACTGAAAAAAGGGAAAGCATAAAAGCCATGATTTTAGCGCTATGGAAGAAAGAGGACGAGGGTGTACAACGGTCTGAATATGTGGCGATATCAGATGCTTTATACCATTATTACGAAAAACTAAAAAGCCATCCTGAAATTTTCCCTTGCTTTGACAGCTTTTACGATTTTTTGAAGGGGGACTTTTATGAATCTATGAAGCAATCAAAAGTGAAAGATGAACGTTTTGATATAGATAACATGTTATTCGTATTGAAGCCATACTATAAAGGTGGTGAATATGCCTGCTTGCTGAATGCAAAAGAAAATCTCGACCTTTTGCAAAAGCGTTTTATTGTCTTCGAATTAGACAATATTAAAGATCATCCAATTTTATTTCCGGTTGTTACGCTCATTATTATGGAAACATTCGTTTCTAAAATGCGCAAGCTTGCCAAGGATACCCGGAAGATGATCCTGATAGAAGAGGCATGGAAAGCAATCGCGCGGGAAGGTATGGCGGAGTACATTAAATATCTCTTTAAAACCGTCCGTAAATATTTCGGTGAAGCATTGGTGGTTACCCAGGACATCGAAGATATTATCAGTTCGCCAGTCGTTAAGCAGGCTATTATTAATAATAGTGATTGCAAGATCTTATTGGACCAGCGAAAATATCAGAATGACTTTCCTAAAATACAGCAGCTATTAGGTATTACGGATAAAGAAACGGCGCTCATTATGAGCATGAACCGCAACAATGATGAAAGCCTGAAATACAAAGAAGTTTTTATCAGCTTAAATGGCCAGTTATCAAAAGTTTATCGCACCGAAGTAAGCCGCGAAGAGTACTGGACCTATACTACAGAATCATCGGAAAAAGCAAAAGTTCATGCCTACACAAAAAAATTAGGCAGTGTTAAGCTTGCGATAGCCGCGATCGTTAGAGAAGAATTAGAACAAGCAGCATAA
- a CDS encoding outer membrane beta-barrel family protein, which yields MKYIDPELTRDQLITSLAKSSTLSTRFGFNADLSKTTTFDGTFSLYIPLYIEYNRGYVQQFSSTSTAIDSTINSKGSDRLLHNHNNTVNLRLSHVLNAKKNEEIAFFLDINDYRFENNSLLASAYAVDGGNYKNELFNNIRDYKVRIYSVKSDYSIKVSKQVEMDAGAKVSFIKNEDNFDYTIQDNSLNDDLTKSDFNYKETVSAAYLNFVGSNKSFDYQFGGRLENTNSEGIAPLLNESLSKNYLNFFPAFTIQHNFKSKVKQQLVLSYNRRIIRPGYTDFNPNQNPTNRFTDITGQPDLKPQFLNNFELSYNISKLSITAYDSYKKNLKEVVPQSSDQGLVQKNQITSYSFENDAGININFPLTFFKWWSCSNTLTASNTETKLLDNTSINYFNYNVSSFQSFSIDKRNKFDLRIFYRPKSQINYGDMYEVTSLTAGYRTSILNDKLIITANINDILGRNKLSYYQDFGPTYLSQIALRNDRYFRIGLRYNFLTGNKFSIRNKRTKNDTSEIRVN from the coding sequence TTGAAATATATTGATCCGGAATTGACCCGTGATCAACTAATAACCTCGTTGGCAAAGTCTTCAACTTTATCCACAAGATTCGGCTTTAATGCTGACCTAAGCAAGACCACAACATTTGACGGCACCTTTTCTTTGTATATTCCTTTATATATAGAGTATAACAGAGGATATGTACAGCAGTTTAGCTCAACAAGCACAGCTATTGATTCGACAATCAATTCGAAAGGAAGCGACAGACTATTGCATAATCATAATAATACAGTGAATCTTCGTTTGAGCCATGTGCTAAACGCTAAGAAAAACGAAGAAATAGCTTTTTTCTTGGATATTAATGATTACAGATTTGAGAATAATTCACTTTTGGCGAGTGCATATGCTGTTGACGGCGGCAACTATAAAAATGAGCTTTTTAACAATATACGCGACTATAAAGTTAGGATATATTCAGTTAAATCGGATTACTCAATTAAAGTCAGCAAACAAGTCGAAATGGACGCCGGTGCCAAAGTGTCTTTCATCAAAAACGAGGATAATTTCGATTACACGATTCAGGATAACAGCCTCAATGACGATCTAACCAAATCTGATTTTAATTACAAGGAAACCGTTTCGGCGGCTTATCTAAACTTTGTTGGTTCAAATAAGAGCTTCGATTACCAATTTGGAGGTCGGTTAGAAAACACTAACTCTGAAGGCATTGCACCATTACTTAACGAGAGCCTTAGTAAAAATTATTTAAATTTTTTCCCTGCCTTTACCATTCAACATAACTTTAAGAGCAAGGTAAAACAGCAACTGGTTTTAAGTTATAACAGGCGTATTATAAGACCTGGATATACTGATTTTAATCCCAATCAGAACCCCACAAACCGATTTACTGATATTACCGGACAACCTGATTTAAAGCCTCAGTTTCTTAACAACTTTGAATTGTCATACAACATATCTAAACTGAGTATTACCGCTTATGACTCTTATAAAAAGAATCTGAAAGAGGTAGTACCCCAATCAAGTGATCAAGGGCTCGTTCAAAAAAACCAGATCACCAGTTACTCCTTTGAAAACGATGCTGGCATCAATATAAATTTCCCTTTAACCTTTTTTAAATGGTGGAGTTGTTCCAACACTTTAACCGCATCAAATACGGAAACGAAATTATTGGATAACACTTCGATAAATTATTTCAATTACAATGTGAGTTCGTTCCAATCCTTTTCCATAGATAAAAGGAACAAGTTCGATTTACGAATATTCTATCGTCCAAAATCCCAAATAAACTATGGTGATATGTATGAAGTTACCAGCTTAACAGCAGGTTATCGGACATCTATACTTAACGATAAACTTATCATAACTGCTAACATCAATGACATTTTGGGGCGTAACAAATTAAGCTATTATCAAGATTTTGGCCCAACATATTTGAGCCAAATTGCGCTCAGGAATGACCGGTATTTTCGAATTGGACTCAGGTATAATTTCCTAACCGGAAATAAATTTTCAATCAGAAACAAAAGGACTAAAAATGACACATCTGAAATCAGAGTGAATTAA
- a CDS encoding winged helix-turn-helix transcriptional regulator: MNNARIESTCPISFTLDLFGDKWTLLIMRDILFRQKRSFSEFLNSSEKIASNILVDRLNLLVKEDLIIKGTSPENKSKFLYRPTQKGIDLFPLLCEMVLWADRYSPKGADKTLTKPLMADRPKTISQLKKPFEQQLNQS; the protein is encoded by the coding sequence ATGAATAACGCCAGAATAGAATCGACCTGTCCGATCAGCTTTACACTTGATCTGTTCGGAGATAAATGGACTTTGCTCATCATGCGGGATATCCTTTTCAGACAAAAACGATCTTTCAGTGAGTTTCTGAATTCATCTGAAAAGATTGCGAGCAATATCCTCGTTGATCGGTTAAACTTACTGGTCAAAGAAGACCTCATCATCAAAGGGACCTCGCCTGAAAACAAATCGAAGTTTCTATATCGTCCCACACAAAAAGGGATCGATTTGTTTCCGCTGTTATGTGAGATGGTGCTTTGGGCGGATCGTTACAGCCCGAAAGGCGCCGATAAAACGTTGACGAAACCGTTAATGGCAGATCGACCCAAAACCATTTCACAGCTCAAAAAACCTTTTGAGCAACAACTGAATCAATCGTAG
- a CDS encoding tyrosine-type recombinase/integrase has product MLPVISNQKLNASLKELGTEIGTSKHLTHHAARKTFASTVLINNDVPIEVASFLLGHTKVSTIEEFYAKVQLERVTKHLAKIADPPIHPAK; this is encoded by the coding sequence TTGCTACCTGTAATTTCTAATCAAAAACTAAACGCTTCTCTGAAAGAACTCGGCACTGAAATTGGTACGTCCAAGCACTTAACCCATCATGCGGCAAGAAAAACCTTTGCCTCAACAGTACTTATAAATAACGATGTTCCTATTGAAGTTGCCTCTTTTTTACTCGGGCACACTAAAGTATCTACAATCGAAGAATTCTATGCGAAGGTGCAACTGGAGCGGGTTACTAAACATCTTGCTAAAATTGCTGATCCACCAATCCATCCCGCTAAATAA
- a CDS encoding RNA polymerase sigma-70 factor: protein METNQHDQRQEPVMLKRGSPEFESMYLAHFNALHRYAFTFVGDDVIAEEMVHQMFWRMLEMRGGVKVHTSLRAYLYRSVYNECMNYLKHQKVKQAYQARATNSENNQFEDAAAQLQYKELEKKVKQAINTLPEQCRTIFQLSRFENLKYLEIAKQLGLSVKTVETQMSRALKKLRVQLTDYLPIILWVLFNSF, encoded by the coding sequence TTGGAAACAAACCAACATGATCAAAGGCAGGAGCCAGTTATGCTAAAAAGAGGCAGTCCGGAATTTGAAAGTATGTACCTTGCCCATTTCAATGCATTGCATAGATATGCTTTTACCTTTGTTGGCGATGACGTCATTGCTGAAGAAATGGTGCATCAAATGTTCTGGAGGATGCTGGAAATGCGTGGTGGCGTTAAAGTCCATACTTCGTTAAGGGCTTATCTATACAGGTCTGTTTATAATGAATGCATGAATTACTTAAAACACCAAAAAGTGAAACAAGCTTACCAGGCACGCGCTACAAATTCTGAGAATAATCAATTTGAAGACGCAGCGGCGCAATTGCAATACAAAGAGTTGGAAAAGAAAGTAAAACAGGCTATTAATACCTTGCCCGAACAGTGCAGAACGATATTCCAGCTCAGCCGCTTTGAGAACCTCAAATACCTGGAAATTGCGAAGCAACTCGGTCTGTCAGTAAAAACCGTGGAAACGCAGATGAGCAGAGCGTTAAAAAAGCTTCGCGTACAGTTAACGGATTATTTACCAATAATTTTATGGGTCCTGTTTAATTCATTTTAG
- a CDS encoding FecR family protein, which yields MKISDDILISYILGEATVIQQEAVEKWRAIDIANERRFTQFKVIWDISSDLNLKPEMDAQASLQRFNQQSLNRQAEPVRIVRLSKSYNWLQIAAAVLLLAGGALFYILQQRVSHVSVTTAKFEVKTDTLSDGSIITLNQNTVLNYPNRFKGRQRSVLLSQGEAFFNVAHKADQPFIINSGKVRIQVLGTSFNVKSKNGRVEIIVETGLVAVSRSSQTIFIRPGQKLVIGASEGTLVKTVNHDRLYQYYRTHEFVANNTPLTQMISILNEAYDSHIIIQNRKLDTLQLNTTFKNESLENVLDVISHTFNISVIRTNNTILLK from the coding sequence ATGAAAATTAGCGACGATATATTAATTAGTTATATACTGGGGGAGGCAACTGTGATCCAACAGGAAGCGGTCGAAAAATGGCGGGCTATTGATATTGCAAATGAGCGGCGTTTTACACAGTTTAAAGTGATCTGGGACATAAGTAGTGATTTGAATTTAAAGCCGGAAATGGATGCACAAGCTTCATTGCAGCGGTTTAATCAACAGTCGTTAAACCGCCAGGCAGAACCTGTCCGGATTGTGCGGCTTTCTAAATCGTATAACTGGTTACAAATCGCAGCCGCTGTATTGCTGCTGGCTGGCGGTGCTTTGTTTTATATTTTACAACAGCGTGTTTCTCATGTATCGGTTACAACTGCAAAGTTCGAAGTAAAAACCGATACCTTATCGGACGGGTCTATCATTACACTGAATCAAAATACAGTGCTCAACTATCCAAATCGTTTTAAAGGAAGACAGAGAAGCGTGCTGCTTAGCCAGGGGGAGGCATTTTTTAATGTGGCCCATAAAGCTGACCAGCCCTTCATTATCAATTCAGGAAAAGTACGGATTCAGGTTTTAGGCACATCCTTTAATGTCAAAAGTAAAAACGGAAGAGTTGAAATCATTGTGGAAACCGGTCTTGTGGCAGTAAGTAGGAGCAGCCAAACTATATTTATCAGGCCCGGTCAAAAGTTGGTAATAGGAGCATCGGAAGGCACATTAGTGAAAACCGTGAATCATGACCGGCTTTACCAGTATTACCGTACCCATGAATTTGTCGCAAACAATACACCTTTAACGCAGATGATAAGCATATTAAATGAAGCTTACGATAGCCATATCATTATTCAAAACCGGAAACTGGATACGCTCCAGCTTAATACCACTTTTAAAAACGAATCTTTAGAAAATGTTCTGGATGTCATTAGCCATACATTCAACATCAGCGTTATAAGAACCAATAATACGATCCTGCTCAAATAA
- a CDS encoding DUF4134 domain-containing protein, translated as MKSQKKEIGLIAAIFLRHFIATITLLIISLGLYAQDGNSGITAATSQVKSYFSTGTSLMYAIGAIMGLVGAIKVFKKWNDGEHDTGKVASSWFGSCIFLVVVATVLKSFFGV; from the coding sequence ATGAAATCTCAAAAAAAAGAAATCGGTTTAATAGCGGCAATTTTTTTAAGGCACTTCATCGCAACGATTACCTTATTGATAATTAGCCTTGGCCTATATGCGCAGGATGGTAATTCAGGTATTACCGCCGCTACCAGTCAGGTCAAAAGTTATTTTTCCACAGGTACAAGCCTAATGTATGCTATTGGTGCGATAATGGGCCTTGTAGGCGCAATCAAAGTATTCAAAAAATGGAATGACGGCGAACATGATACCGGCAAAGTAGCTTCAAGCTGGTTCGGCAGTTGTATATTTTTAGTGGTAGTAGCCACGGTATTGAAATCATTCTTCGGCGTATAA
- a CDS encoding TlpA family protein disulfide reductase — protein MKLLTSLSFFAISFLPFYASAKTPAAVVDTVALNQAAPDFNLKDFSGKTVSLAALKGKVVILDFWATWCVPCHENFPAMKQITDHYKADADVVFLFIDTREKAPNYIQLAKADMKKHNYDFHVIFDEPGTDGKQNKYYNTLGMLGIPTQFIIDRQGIIRYKFVGFDSRLTDQEKMANSVKLIDGLKASL, from the coding sequence ATGAAATTACTTACCAGTTTATCATTCTTTGCCATTAGCTTTCTGCCATTTTACGCGTCTGCCAAAACCCCAGCTGCTGTTGTCGATACGGTTGCCCTCAACCAAGCTGCGCCGGATTTTAACCTGAAAGATTTTTCGGGCAAAACCGTCAGTCTGGCTGCACTCAAAGGGAAAGTGGTGATCCTTGATTTTTGGGCCACCTGGTGCGTGCCCTGTCATGAGAACTTCCCGGCCATGAAACAAATTACGGATCATTATAAAGCTGATGCCGATGTGGTATTTCTTTTTATCGACACCCGAGAAAAAGCGCCGAACTATATCCAGCTGGCCAAAGCAGACATGAAAAAACACAATTACGATTTTCATGTGATCTTTGATGAGCCCGGTACTGATGGCAAGCAAAATAAATATTATAATACGCTGGGGATGTTAGGCATACCAACCCAATTTATCATTGATCGCCAGGGAATAATCCGGTATAAATTTGTAGGGTTTGATTCACGGCTGACCGATCAGGAAAAAATGGCCAATAGTGTTAAACTGATCGATGGGCTCAAAGCTTCATTATAG